The DNA sequence TCGGAAAAATGGGCGCAGTAATCGCGGAGGTCTTCCGTGATATTCTTTTCCCCGGTGGCCCGTTCAAAGGTGTCGGCCATGGTCATCAGGCTCTCGTAAAAGAATCGCTTCATTTCATCTACCGGCATGTCTTTGGTCCAGAGATCCACACGCAGCGTATTCTGCCTTTGATGATCCCATACAGCCAGCATCACAGACTTGCATGACTGAAACTCGCCGGTTGAGTCGGTTGCCTTCCAATTGATCTTCTCGGGCAAATGCTGGTCGTCGAGTTCCACCTCGAAAACTATTTCGGCTTTTCTCATCTTTTATCCTTATCGTTTTTCTTTTTCTTGTCATGGAAAGCGCCCTGAAAATCAGGGTCTTCTTTGCGCCGCTGGTGGTCCATTTCCCTCGCCATGGCCTGCTGTTCTTCAAAAGGCGTTTTGCTGACCTCCACTTCCGGCGGCAGGGCCTTCACCGGGATCTTCTGCCGGATCAGCTCCTGGATCTTTTCCAGGTGATATATTTCGGAAGGGCTGCAAAAACTGATTGCATCGCCTTCGCGGTGCATGCGTCCCGTTCGTCCTATGCGGTGGACGTAATCTTCATATACCAGTGGAATATCAAAATTGATCACATGACTAACACCAGTGATGTCAATTCCGCGGGATACCACATCGGTAGCCACCAAAACAGCTACATTTCCTTCCCTGAAATCATTAATGGCGTTTATGCGGGTATTTTGGGCTTTGTTGCCATGAAGGATCCTCACCTGCTCTTCTCCTTTTTTTCGCACCAGGTACTTGCCGATATTGGTGGCGGCCTGCTTTGTTTTGCAGAAAATAATGATCCGCTGCGCTGCGGAAGGCTTTTCTGCTTCGTCCGGAAGGCTTTCCGCTTCTGAAGAGTTTTCCGCAACCGTTATCTCTGCCTCAGCCGGCCCATCGGTTCCGGCGGTAACACCTGTTTCCCCGAAAGTATCCGTTTCCCCGGGCGAATCCCTTTCCGCGGCCTTGCCCCTTTCGGCAGGTTCACCCTTTTCCGCAGCCTCATCCCTTTCGGTAGTTTGACCCTTTTCCGCAGCCTCATCCCTTTCGGCAGCCTTGCCCCTTTCGGCAGGGACTTCGATCTCCCCTTCCAGCAAGTGCATTAAAAGCGCCAGTTTGGTTTTGAAATTTGGCACATGATACAGGCATTGGCGAACTTCGGGAGCCGGTGTGGACTGCGGCGACACTTCAATCTTAACGGGAAATTTGAGGAAATCGCCGGCGAGCGCTTCTACTCTTGGTGGAAAGGTAGCCGAGAACAGCA is a window from the Anseongella ginsenosidimutans genome containing:
- the gldC gene encoding gliding motility protein GldC, which translates into the protein MRKAEIVFEVELDDQHLPEKINWKATDSTGEFQSCKSVMLAVWDHQRQNTLRVDLWTKDMPVDEMKRFFYESLMTMADTFERATGEKNITEDLRDYCAHFSEKMKLSQ
- a CDS encoding DEAD/DEAH box helicase, whose product is MLSKQRKGFTDFKLNKQLLDAIAEAGYTELTPVQEKVLGPVLSGQDLIGVAPTGTGKTATYALPLLRKLNFPQGNEVRALVLAPTRELAMQIGDHIRMLGKYTGLRTVVIYGGTGPRQQIEEVEAGLDILVATPGRFMDIYLGGNLPLKKLQFMVIDEADKMMDMGFLPAINRILEVVPRKRQNLLFSATFPPRVEALAGDFLKFPVKIEVSPQSTPAPEVRQCLYHVPNFKTKLALLMHLLEGEIEVPAERGKAAERDEAAEKGQTTERDEAAEKGEPAERGKAAERDSPGETDTFGETGVTAGTDGPAEAEITVAENSSEAESLPDEAEKPSAAQRIIIFCKTKQAATNIGKYLVRKKGEEQVRILHGNKAQNTRINAINDFREGNVAVLVATDVVSRGIDITGVSHVINFDIPLVYEDYVHRIGRTGRMHREGDAISFCSPSEIYHLEKIQELIRQKIPVKALPPEVEVSKTPFEEQQAMAREMDHQRRKEDPDFQGAFHDKKKKNDKDKR